The Panicum virgatum strain AP13 chromosome 5K, P.virgatum_v5, whole genome shotgun sequence genome has a window encoding:
- the LOC120709257 gene encoding uncharacterized protein LOC120709257 isoform X2: MAGHGDAEGVTTSMGELSVETAPSSSGTEIAQHANGGDVAAAEDDDIWDDASDSPGHDSNLDREWIHRQNQFHKMGYRDGITEGQKDSAQEGFNVGFRQSVNVGYKWGLVRGVTSALASLPDNLKEKLVPDAQCRRKFLDVHTSVQEISADDALQMFLEDICQSNHASDDSHVTSTADGATESNRIKNLSNDLVLLLHECPDIKVSEKLP; this comes from the exons ATGGCCGGCCACGGGGATGCAGAGGGCGTGACCACCTCCATGGGGGAGCTAAGCGTAGAAACTGCACCTTCATCAAGTGGGACTGAAATCGCCCAGCATG CTAATGGTGGTGATGTTGCCGCCGCCGAAGATGATGACATATGGGATGATGCTTCAGATTCTCCTGGGCATGATTCTAACTTAGACAGAGAATGGATCCACAGGCAGAACCAGTTTCATAAG ATGGGATATAGGGATGGTATAACAGAAGGGCAGAAAGACTCTGCCCAGGAGGGCTTCAATGTTGGGTTTAGGCAATCTGTAAACGTTGGCTACAAGTGGGGCCTTGTTCGCGGAGTTACCAG TGCACTAGCTAGCCTTCCTGACAACTTGAAGGAAAAACTTGTGCCTGATGCCCAGTGTAGAAGAAAATTTCTGGATGTGCACACATCTGTGCAAGAAATTTCTGCAGATGACGCACTCCAGATGTTCCTTGAGGACATCTGTCAGAGTAATCACGCTTCAGATGACTCGCATGTAACATCAACTGCAGATGGAGCTACAGAATCTAATAGGATCAAAAACCTATCAAATGATCTTGTGCTATTGTTGCATGAATGCCCAGATATTAAGGTAAGCGAAAAGTTGCCATGA
- the LOC120709257 gene encoding uncharacterized protein LOC120709257 isoform X1: protein MAGHGDAEGVTTSMGELSVETAPSSSGTEIAQHANGGDVAAAEDDDIWDDASDSPGHDSNLDREWIHRQNQFHKMGYRDGITEGQKDSAQEGFNVGFRQSVNVGYKWGLVRGVTRYIVLRIYFLYCQTFPLVLNFLFVCCPSSSALASLPDNLKEKLVPDAQCRRKFLDVHTSVQEISADDALQMFLEDICQSNHASDDSHVTSTADGATESNRIKNLSNDLVLLLHECPDIKVSEKLP from the exons ATGGCCGGCCACGGGGATGCAGAGGGCGTGACCACCTCCATGGGGGAGCTAAGCGTAGAAACTGCACCTTCATCAAGTGGGACTGAAATCGCCCAGCATG CTAATGGTGGTGATGTTGCCGCCGCCGAAGATGATGACATATGGGATGATGCTTCAGATTCTCCTGGGCATGATTCTAACTTAGACAGAGAATGGATCCACAGGCAGAACCAGTTTCATAAG ATGGGATATAGGGATGGTATAACAGAAGGGCAGAAAGACTCTGCCCAGGAGGGCTTCAATGTTGGGTTTAGGCAATCTGTAAACGTTGGCTACAAGTGGGGCCTTGTTCGCGGAGTTACCAGGTATATCGTGCTAAGAATATATTTCTTGTACTGCCAAACATTCCCTCTGGTTTTAAATTTCTTGTTCGTTTGTTGTCCTTCAAGCAGTGCACTAGCTAGCCTTCCTGACAACTTGAAGGAAAAACTTGTGCCTGATGCCCAGTGTAGAAGAAAATTTCTGGATGTGCACACATCTGTGCAAGAAATTTCTGCAGATGACGCACTCCAGATGTTCCTTGAGGACATCTGTCAGAGTAATCACGCTTCAGATGACTCGCATGTAACATCAACTGCAGATGGAGCTACAGAATCTAATAGGATCAAAAACCTATCAAATGATCTTGTGCTATTGTTGCATGAATGCCCAGATATTAAGGTAAGCGAAAAGTTGCCATGA
- the LOC120709254 gene encoding CSC1-like protein At3g54510 isoform X3 — MGMDAEGLLASAAINLGLALVALSLFSMLKKQPGNAPVYRPRRMAAGDGGAGLLPLGHGRLTPSFRWIGAVFWLSEEDVLRRHGLDALVVIRLFKFGIKCFTVCSIVGVLVLAPTNYTSEGRADIRRSNSMELFTVTNVTRGSNRLWVHFSCLCFISFHVVYLLHKEYKEITRRRIEHLKYHCKRPDQYTILVQGIPRCPDHGTYGCYVDHFFSKHYQTYQSYQIVHDIGKIEALQKLASSIDKQIKRKRETRKCNIWQRIWFKFTSEAIDIQRQEEKLKDVQQAIRLLQCENMLKQKEVPAAFVTFKSRLDVAHAAEMQQLVNPISLVTTYAPEPNDTIWKNLAIPFWRMAMYKIGVFVAAFLLTVFFTIPVTAVQGIVQFEKIKRWFPPARAVQLIPGLNSIVTGYLPSMILNGFIYLVPFAMLGMASFEGCIANSQKEIKASNMVFYFLLGNVFFLSILSGSLLDQLGESFTHPKDIPSRLASAVSAQMEDVYEITYDTCGQYWPRIHHYIFLSVTLMQITMIGLFGLKSKPGASFATIPLLVFNILFNEYCKVRFLPTFHHRPVQVAKQSDELDEAEGTMGNLDDAISAYMPPWMRPTNLESSSVQPLNV, encoded by the exons ATGGGAATGGATGCGGAGGGGTtgctggcgtcggcggcgatcaACCTGGGGCTGGCTCTGGTGGCGCTCTCGCTCTTCTCCATGCTCAAGAAGCAGCCAGGGAACGCGCCCGTTTACCGGCCCCGGCGGATGGCCGCCGGCGATGGTGGTGCTGGCTTGCTGCCGCTCGGCCACGGGCGGCTAACCCCGTCGTTCCGGTGGATCGGCGCGGTGTTCTGGCTCTCTGAGGAAGACGTGCTGCGGCGCCATGGCCTCGATGCGCTCGTCGTCATCCGCCTCTTCAAGTTTGG GATCAAGTGTTTCACTGTTTGCTCAATCGTGGGAGTACTGGTCCTTGCTCCAACAAATTATACTAGTGAAGGTCGAGCTGACATCAGAAGATCGAATTCCATGGAACTTTTCACGGTTACCAATGTGACACGGGGATCTAATAG GCTTTGGGTTCATTTTTCATGCCTTTGCTTTATATCCTTTCATGTGGTATATTTGCTTCATAAG GAATACAAAGAAATTACTAGGAGAAGAATTGAACACTTAAAGTATCACTGCAAAAGACCCGACCAATACACCATTTTGGTTCAAGGAATTCCGAGATGCCCAGATCATGGAACTTATGGGTGCTATGTTGATCACTTCTTCTCAAAGCACTATCAGACATACCAATCGTACCAAATTGTACATGACATAGGTAAAATTGAGGCACTACAG AAGTTGGCATCCTCCATTGACAAACAGATAAAGAGGAAAAGAGAGACCCGAAAATGTAATATTTGGCAGAGGATTTGGTTCAAGTTTACATCAGAAGCAATAGATATTCAGAGACAAGAAGAAAAACTGAAAGATGTACAACAGGCTATCCGCCTCCTACAGTGTGAAAATATGCTTAAACAAAAG GAGGTACCTGCAGCTTTTGTCACATTCAAATCCCGGTTGGATGTTGCCCATGCAGCGGAAATGCAACAACTTGTCAATCCAATTTCATTAGTTACAACTTATGCTCCTGAACCGAATGATACGATATGGAAAAATTTGGCCATTCCGTTTTGGCGCATGGCTATGTACAAAATTGGAGTCTTCGTTGCTGCATTTCTGCTAACAGTGTTCTTCACCATACCTGTGACAGCCGTGCAGGGGATAGTGCAATTTGAGAAGATTAAAAGGTGGTTTCCGCCAGCGAGAGCTGTGCAGCTTAT ACCAGGTTTGAATTCTATTGTAACTGGGTATCTTCCGAGCATGATCTTAAATGGCTTTATATACTTGGTTCCGTTTGCGATGCTTGGTATGGCATCGTTTGAAGGCTGTATTGCCAACAGCCAAAAGGAAATTAAGGCCTCCAACATGGTGTTCTACTTCTTGCTTGGAAATGTTTTCTTCCTTAGCATTCTGTCAGGTTCTCTACTCGACCAGCTAGGAGAATCTTTCACGCACCCAAAGGACATCCCTAGCCGTCTTGCTAGTGCTGTTTCTGCACAG ATGGAAGATGTATATGAGATCACATATGATACTTGTGGACAATATTGGCCAAGAATTCACCACTACATATTCCTATCTGTAACACTTATGCAAATCACGATGATCGGGTTGTTTGGTCTGAAGTCAAAGCCTGGAGCTTCCTTCGCCACAATTCCCTTGCTTGTGTTCAACATTCTTTTCAATGAATACTGCAAGGTCCGATTTCTCCCAACTTTCCACCATCGACCGGTCCAG GTTGCCAAGCAGAgtgatgagcttgatgaggctgaAGGAACAATGGGCAATTTGGACGATGCAATTAGCGCTTATATGCCACCGTGGATGCGTCCAACGAACCTGGAATCTAGTTCTGTACAGCCTTTGAATGTTTGA
- the LOC120709254 gene encoding CSC1-like protein At3g54510 isoform X1 produces MGMDAEGLLASAAINLGLALVALSLFSMLKKQPGNAPVYRPRRMAAGDGGAGLLPLGHGRLTPSFRWIGAVFWLSEEDVLRRHGLDALVVIRLFKFGIKCFTVCSIVGVLVLAPTNYTSEGRADIRRSNSMELFTVTNVTRGSNRLWVHFSCLCFISFHVVYLLHKEYKEITRRRIEHLKYHCKRPDQYTILVQGIPRCPDHGTYGCYVDHFFSKHYQTYQSYQIVHDIGKIEALQKLASSIDKQIKRKRETRKCNIWQRIWFKFTSEAIDIQRQEEKLKDVQQAIRLLQCENMLKQKEVPAAFVTFKSRLDVAHAAEMQQLVNPISLVTTYAPEPNDTIWKNLAIPFWRMAMYKIGVFVAAFLLTVFFTIPVTAVQGIVQFEKIKRWFPPARAVQLIPGLNSIVTGYLPSMILNGFIYLVPFAMLGMASFEGCIANSQKEIKASNMVFYFLLGNVFFLSILSGSLLDQLGESFTHPKDIPSRLASAVSAQSDFFITYILTNGMSGFSLEVLQFGLLTWQFLKVHLLGHSKEPYLYGFPYYRVVPIVSLAILIGVVYAVVAPLLLPILLIYFLLGYAVYINQMEDVYEITYDTCGQYWPRIHHYIFLSVTLMQITMIGLFGLKSKPGASFATIPLLVFNILFNEYCKVRFLPTFHHRPVQVAKQSDELDEAEGTMGNLDDAISAYMPPWMRPTNLESSSVQPLNV; encoded by the exons ATGGGAATGGATGCGGAGGGGTtgctggcgtcggcggcgatcaACCTGGGGCTGGCTCTGGTGGCGCTCTCGCTCTTCTCCATGCTCAAGAAGCAGCCAGGGAACGCGCCCGTTTACCGGCCCCGGCGGATGGCCGCCGGCGATGGTGGTGCTGGCTTGCTGCCGCTCGGCCACGGGCGGCTAACCCCGTCGTTCCGGTGGATCGGCGCGGTGTTCTGGCTCTCTGAGGAAGACGTGCTGCGGCGCCATGGCCTCGATGCGCTCGTCGTCATCCGCCTCTTCAAGTTTGG GATCAAGTGTTTCACTGTTTGCTCAATCGTGGGAGTACTGGTCCTTGCTCCAACAAATTATACTAGTGAAGGTCGAGCTGACATCAGAAGATCGAATTCCATGGAACTTTTCACGGTTACCAATGTGACACGGGGATCTAATAG GCTTTGGGTTCATTTTTCATGCCTTTGCTTTATATCCTTTCATGTGGTATATTTGCTTCATAAG GAATACAAAGAAATTACTAGGAGAAGAATTGAACACTTAAAGTATCACTGCAAAAGACCCGACCAATACACCATTTTGGTTCAAGGAATTCCGAGATGCCCAGATCATGGAACTTATGGGTGCTATGTTGATCACTTCTTCTCAAAGCACTATCAGACATACCAATCGTACCAAATTGTACATGACATAGGTAAAATTGAGGCACTACAG AAGTTGGCATCCTCCATTGACAAACAGATAAAGAGGAAAAGAGAGACCCGAAAATGTAATATTTGGCAGAGGATTTGGTTCAAGTTTACATCAGAAGCAATAGATATTCAGAGACAAGAAGAAAAACTGAAAGATGTACAACAGGCTATCCGCCTCCTACAGTGTGAAAATATGCTTAAACAAAAG GAGGTACCTGCAGCTTTTGTCACATTCAAATCCCGGTTGGATGTTGCCCATGCAGCGGAAATGCAACAACTTGTCAATCCAATTTCATTAGTTACAACTTATGCTCCTGAACCGAATGATACGATATGGAAAAATTTGGCCATTCCGTTTTGGCGCATGGCTATGTACAAAATTGGAGTCTTCGTTGCTGCATTTCTGCTAACAGTGTTCTTCACCATACCTGTGACAGCCGTGCAGGGGATAGTGCAATTTGAGAAGATTAAAAGGTGGTTTCCGCCAGCGAGAGCTGTGCAGCTTAT ACCAGGTTTGAATTCTATTGTAACTGGGTATCTTCCGAGCATGATCTTAAATGGCTTTATATACTTGGTTCCGTTTGCGATGCTTGGTATGGCATCGTTTGAAGGCTGTATTGCCAACAGCCAAAAGGAAATTAAGGCCTCCAACATGGTGTTCTACTTCTTGCTTGGAAATGTTTTCTTCCTTAGCATTCTGTCAGGTTCTCTACTCGACCAGCTAGGAGAATCTTTCACGCACCCAAAGGACATCCCTAGCCGTCTTGCTAGTGCTGTTTCTGCACAG TCAGATTTCTTCATCACATACATTCTGACCAATGGCATGTCAGGATTTTCTTTGGAAGTTCTTCAGTTTGGTTTGCTAACATGGCAATTCTTAAAGGTGCATTTGCTTGGGCATAGCAAGGAGCCATATCTTTATGGCTTCCCTTACTACAGAGTTGTGCCAATCGTTTCCCTTGCAATATTGATTGGAGTGGTCTATGCTGTAGTTGCACCCCTTCTGCTTCCGATCCTTTTGATTTACTTTCTGCTCGGTTATGCAGTGTACATCAACCAG ATGGAAGATGTATATGAGATCACATATGATACTTGTGGACAATATTGGCCAAGAATTCACCACTACATATTCCTATCTGTAACACTTATGCAAATCACGATGATCGGGTTGTTTGGTCTGAAGTCAAAGCCTGGAGCTTCCTTCGCCACAATTCCCTTGCTTGTGTTCAACATTCTTTTCAATGAATACTGCAAGGTCCGATTTCTCCCAACTTTCCACCATCGACCGGTCCAG GTTGCCAAGCAGAgtgatgagcttgatgaggctgaAGGAACAATGGGCAATTTGGACGATGCAATTAGCGCTTATATGCCACCGTGGATGCGTCCAACGAACCTGGAATCTAGTTCTGTACAGCCTTTGAATGTTTGA
- the LOC120709254 gene encoding CSC1-like protein At3g54510 isoform X2, protein MGMDAEGLLASAAINLGLALVALSLFSMLKKQPGNAPVYRPRRMAAGDGGAGLLPLGHGRLTPSFRWIGAVFWLSEEDVLRRHGLDALVVIRLFKFGIKCFTVCSIVGVLVLAPTNYTSEGRADIRRSNSMELFTVTNVTRGSNRLWVHFSCLCFISFHVVYLLHKEYKEITRRRIEHLKYHCKRPDQYTILVQGIPRCPDHGTYGCYVDHFFSKHYQTYQSYQIVHDIGKIEALQKLASSIDKQIKRKRETRKCNIWQRIWFKFTSEAIDIQRQEEKLKDVQQAIRLLQCENMLKQKEVPAAFVTFKSRLDVAHAAEMQQLVNPISLVTTYAPEPNDTIWKNLAIPFWRMAMYKIGVFVAAFLLTVFFTIPVTAVQGIVQFEKIKRWFPPARAVQLIILSGSLLDQLGESFTHPKDIPSRLASAVSAQSDFFITYILTNGMSGFSLEVLQFGLLTWQFLKVHLLGHSKEPYLYGFPYYRVVPIVSLAILIGVVYAVVAPLLLPILLIYFLLGYAVYINQMEDVYEITYDTCGQYWPRIHHYIFLSVTLMQITMIGLFGLKSKPGASFATIPLLVFNILFNEYCKVRFLPTFHHRPVQVAKQSDELDEAEGTMGNLDDAISAYMPPWMRPTNLESSSVQPLNV, encoded by the exons ATGGGAATGGATGCGGAGGGGTtgctggcgtcggcggcgatcaACCTGGGGCTGGCTCTGGTGGCGCTCTCGCTCTTCTCCATGCTCAAGAAGCAGCCAGGGAACGCGCCCGTTTACCGGCCCCGGCGGATGGCCGCCGGCGATGGTGGTGCTGGCTTGCTGCCGCTCGGCCACGGGCGGCTAACCCCGTCGTTCCGGTGGATCGGCGCGGTGTTCTGGCTCTCTGAGGAAGACGTGCTGCGGCGCCATGGCCTCGATGCGCTCGTCGTCATCCGCCTCTTCAAGTTTGG GATCAAGTGTTTCACTGTTTGCTCAATCGTGGGAGTACTGGTCCTTGCTCCAACAAATTATACTAGTGAAGGTCGAGCTGACATCAGAAGATCGAATTCCATGGAACTTTTCACGGTTACCAATGTGACACGGGGATCTAATAG GCTTTGGGTTCATTTTTCATGCCTTTGCTTTATATCCTTTCATGTGGTATATTTGCTTCATAAG GAATACAAAGAAATTACTAGGAGAAGAATTGAACACTTAAAGTATCACTGCAAAAGACCCGACCAATACACCATTTTGGTTCAAGGAATTCCGAGATGCCCAGATCATGGAACTTATGGGTGCTATGTTGATCACTTCTTCTCAAAGCACTATCAGACATACCAATCGTACCAAATTGTACATGACATAGGTAAAATTGAGGCACTACAG AAGTTGGCATCCTCCATTGACAAACAGATAAAGAGGAAAAGAGAGACCCGAAAATGTAATATTTGGCAGAGGATTTGGTTCAAGTTTACATCAGAAGCAATAGATATTCAGAGACAAGAAGAAAAACTGAAAGATGTACAACAGGCTATCCGCCTCCTACAGTGTGAAAATATGCTTAAACAAAAG GAGGTACCTGCAGCTTTTGTCACATTCAAATCCCGGTTGGATGTTGCCCATGCAGCGGAAATGCAACAACTTGTCAATCCAATTTCATTAGTTACAACTTATGCTCCTGAACCGAATGATACGATATGGAAAAATTTGGCCATTCCGTTTTGGCGCATGGCTATGTACAAAATTGGAGTCTTCGTTGCTGCATTTCTGCTAACAGTGTTCTTCACCATACCTGTGACAGCCGTGCAGGGGATAGTGCAATTTGAGAAGATTAAAAGGTGGTTTCCGCCAGCGAGAGCTGTGCAGCTTAT CATTCTGTCAGGTTCTCTACTCGACCAGCTAGGAGAATCTTTCACGCACCCAAAGGACATCCCTAGCCGTCTTGCTAGTGCTGTTTCTGCACAG TCAGATTTCTTCATCACATACATTCTGACCAATGGCATGTCAGGATTTTCTTTGGAAGTTCTTCAGTTTGGTTTGCTAACATGGCAATTCTTAAAGGTGCATTTGCTTGGGCATAGCAAGGAGCCATATCTTTATGGCTTCCCTTACTACAGAGTTGTGCCAATCGTTTCCCTTGCAATATTGATTGGAGTGGTCTATGCTGTAGTTGCACCCCTTCTGCTTCCGATCCTTTTGATTTACTTTCTGCTCGGTTATGCAGTGTACATCAACCAG ATGGAAGATGTATATGAGATCACATATGATACTTGTGGACAATATTGGCCAAGAATTCACCACTACATATTCCTATCTGTAACACTTATGCAAATCACGATGATCGGGTTGTTTGGTCTGAAGTCAAAGCCTGGAGCTTCCTTCGCCACAATTCCCTTGCTTGTGTTCAACATTCTTTTCAATGAATACTGCAAGGTCCGATTTCTCCCAACTTTCCACCATCGACCGGTCCAG GTTGCCAAGCAGAgtgatgagcttgatgaggctgaAGGAACAATGGGCAATTTGGACGATGCAATTAGCGCTTATATGCCACCGTGGATGCGTCCAACGAACCTGGAATCTAGTTCTGTACAGCCTTTGAATGTTTGA